A region of the Blochmannia endosymbiont of Camponotus nipponensis genome:
TAATATAAGTACTCACCCATTAAAAATTAAATTATTTGGTAATTTAGTGCAATCTATACACTATCCTAAATCACATGATAATAGTAACAACGAAGATAATTTCCCTTTATACTCTTATAGAGGATCAGCGTATTCTACGGATAAAAAAAAATATCAAAAATATAGCTTCAAAGATATAAAAAATATAAACTTAAATATTAATACCTCTAAAGGTTGGATAGCAATGTCACAAAAATACTTTGCGACAGCTTGGATCCCCCTCACTCAAGGAAACATTACATTTTATACTACTCATCATGACAACAATAGTGTTTCTATAGGTTTTCAATCCGATTCATTATATATTCCTACAGGAAAAAAAGGTGAACTAACATCTATATTATGGATAGGGCCAAAAATTCAAGAAAAAATGCGAGCAACAGCTCCAAATTTAGATTTAATCATTGACTATGGATGGTTGTGGTTCATTGCCCAACCATTATTTAAATTACTAAGTTTTATTTATAACTACATAGGAAATTGGGGTATATCTATTATCATAATAACATTAATTATACGTTTAATTATGTATCCCTTAACTAAAGCACAATATACTTCTATGGCAAAAATACGCATGTTACAACCTAAATTATCTTCAATACAAGAAGAATATAAACATGACAAACATCAATATCATCAAAAAACCATAGAATTATATAAAGAAGAAAAAGTAAACCCATTAGGCGGATGTTTACCTTTATTAATTCAAATGCCAATATTCTTAGCCCTATACTACATGTTATCAGGTTCTGTAGAATTGAGGCACGCTAAATTTGCTTTCTGGATTCATGACTTATCCGCTCAAGACCCTTATTATATATTACCGATCTTGATGGGAATTACTATGTTTTTTATACAAAAAATGTCACCTACTACGATTACTGATACAATACAAAAAAAAATGATGACTATCATGTTGATAATTTTTACTATATTCTTTTTATGGTTCCCATCTGGCTTAGTATTATATTATATAGCAAGCAATGTAATTACCATCATTCAACAACAAATGATTTATCAAGGATTAGAAAAAAAAGGATTACATAATAAAAAATGATTTATAATAGTATTTAAACAATCATTGAATAAGCATATTTTCATATTCCAACACGTTTTAAAGTAACAAAAAATTTTATATGAACTATTTAGTTGATACAATAGTTGCTATTTCTACCCCTCCAGGACGCGGAGGAATTGGGATTATACGAATGTCCGGAAAATCAGTTCCTACAATTATTCCTCAATTATTAGGCAAAACACCTGAACCTAGAAAAGCAGAATATTTACCATTTTTAGATACAGATGGATCCATATTAGAAAAAATAATAGCTTTATTTTTTCCTGAGCCCAATTCTTTTACGGGAGAAAACATATTAGAAATTCACGGACATGGTGGTCAAATAATTTTAGATATTTTGTTAGAACGAATTTTAAAAATATCCCCTACTATTCGAATAGCACATCCAGGAGAATTTAGTAAACGAGCATTCTTAAATAACAAAATAGATCTCATTCAAGCAGAAGCAATCGCCGACATTATTGATGCCACTTCACAACAAGCCGCCAAATCAGCGGCAAACTCTTTAA
Encoded here:
- the yidC gene encoding membrane protein insertase YidC; its protein translation is MVSPFALIEKSIIWLIYGYQISISPILGHHCRFKITCSQYGIESIHKFGMLRGICITCMRILQCHPLTVNNNKKFKYSSYSRIQGIINMDLQRNFFVTIFLIVSFLLWQTWQTEYHQRMNVKNINIDVNTCPLIQSKNNDEIKYINNASHVITIKTDVLLLKINTYGGDIEEAYLLNYLKNLNSKEPFHLLSTSQEFIYQTNSGLIIENIPKDKSLNNKKLLYTTKTNQNIYTLPENENKLQLNLIHHASNGIIYTKNYIFSRNNYSIYVYYTINNISTHPLKIKLFGNLVQSIHYPKSHDNSNNEDNFPLYSYRGSAYSTDKKKYQKYSFKDIKNINLNINTSKGWIAMSQKYFATAWIPLTQGNITFYTTHHDNNSVSIGFQSDSLYIPTGKKGELTSILWIGPKIQEKMRATAPNLDLIIDYGWLWFIAQPLFKLLSFIYNYIGNWGISIIIITLIIRLIMYPLTKAQYTSMAKIRMLQPKLSSIQEEYKHDKHQYHQKTIELYKEEKVNPLGGCLPLLIQMPIFLALYYMLSGSVELRHAKFAFWIHDLSAQDPYYILPILMGITMFFIQKMSPTTITDTIQKKMMTIMLIIFTIFFLWFPSGLVLYYIASNVITIIQQQMIYQGLEKKGLHNKK